A window of Infirmifilum lucidum contains these coding sequences:
- a CDS encoding M48 family metallopeptidase, which translates to MKRIGYTPERVYENEFLVKKQEAEISVKYIGGVVQACASDDQAVRDFARELANYASSACNASPEVVLLLTDGKQLDTNPDVFGEALFQRLRSYSLAFFVAVTMFLPVILSTLGFRDVLGVSVTTILFTFLILLLAPVLYSRFNCLEVPTCCKRVFLLRIAVDEIKREDILSLAVAKHILAKKNKPLMLNDAERVLRDVGVEPRDIRLKEVDLDSILSRLSRKYGFRVNVCITPSPRRNAYTLGLFRMVSRVYVTAGLLLDSSPRELEAILAHELAHLKHRDSFKLFTAASVECAARAFLLSVFQPPLILLAGYSILLFFLFSKLLQHMELEADAEASRATSVEDFVSALVRFEYPELVKSGSRVEKRFAATFSAHPPASVRIWALLSRSRAYRGGEIQR; encoded by the coding sequence TTGAAGAGAATAGGCTATACTCCTGAAAGAGTCTACGAGAACGAGTTTCTCGTAAAAAAACAGGAGGCAGAAATATCCGTGAAGTACATCGGGGGAGTTGTGCAAGCGTGTGCAAGTGACGACCAAGCAGTTAGGGACTTCGCGAGAGAACTGGCGAACTATGCCTCCTCTGCGTGTAACGCTAGCCCGGAGGTCGTGCTCCTGCTAACAGACGGGAAGCAACTAGATACTAACCCAGATGTTTTCGGCGAAGCCCTCTTTCAAAGACTTAGGAGTTATTCTCTGGCGTTTTTCGTCGCGGTCACGATGTTTTTACCCGTAATTCTCTCGACACTAGGCTTTAGAGACGTGCTTGGGGTTAGCGTTACCACTATTTTGTTCACTTTCCTAATACTGCTCTTAGCGCCAGTCCTCTACTCCAGGTTTAATTGCCTAGAAGTGCCGACGTGTTGTAAAAGGGTTTTCCTCCTGCGTATTGCGGTAGACGAGATAAAAAGGGAGGATATACTCTCATTGGCTGTAGCTAAACACATCCTGGCGAAGAAGAACAAGCCTTTAATGCTCAACGACGCTGAACGTGTACTCAGAGACGTCGGGGTTGAACCCAGAGACATTAGACTCAAGGAAGTAGACCTCGACTCGATACTGTCCCGACTCAGCAGAAAATACGGCTTTAGAGTTAATGTATGTATTACTCCGTCGCCCCGCAGAAACGCTTACACGCTAGGTCTGTTCCGCATGGTCTCACGGGTATACGTTACAGCGGGATTACTCCTGGATTCGAGCCCCCGAGAGCTCGAAGCTATACTTGCCCACGAGCTCGCACACCTAAAGCATAGAGACTCCTTTAAACTATTCACGGCAGCCAGTGTAGAATGCGCCGCCAGAGCATTTCTGCTATCCGTATTCCAGCCCCCCCTCATACTCCTGGCAGGATACTCTATTCTTCTCTTCTTCTTATTCTCAAAACTTCTACAGCACATGGAGCTTGAGGCAGACGCTGAAGCCTCGAGAGCCACGTCAGTCGAGGACTTTGTCAGCGCACTCGTAAGGTTTGAGTACCCGGAGCTCGTCAAATCGGGTTCGCGTGTTGAAAAGAGATTTGCAGCAACCTTCTCTGCCCACCCACCTGCCAGCGTCCGAATATGGGCTCTTCTCTCGAGGAGCAGGGCATATAGAGGCGGTGAAATTCAAAGGTAA
- a CDS encoding carboxypeptidase-like regulatory domain-containing protein produces the protein MKRIVCMALLLTLVGYITALTLAGQSTPAYYARIDYMLKTDEPVELDFGSKSVITLSSTATPPGYVLESFVVVFDGKAPAQLVPVKYDKVSQSMGRLTSITSYTGEVTIGANGFNGTVKARLITVFRRTVWIPLQDNITIDTSEFKDTGLSVAVRVSIDNYAPYAVKSVVDPFGNELTSPSVQSNIPAGAFKADPKHVEIDASAIGFGKYTIALTRGEEYKLPSSFLVVEDRFTETTIPAKTSKSYSMRSKAGWSPLGFIVVLYSVSPGPLSSNVMVEGGLVDLAFERSEEFEVRGASLMIPPLLMHYWIKAFLVYGSSVKITNNEGHDIQAMIIPAYYKEIGTWTPKGLITTVSKRDVADAYAAYIVVQVPSIATITSVTVPGGQKIEGVENYTSSWLSTWRTIVLEKNEAAVQVKNGDSVEEGDYVFTIVWKPIKMVFRDMKGNPVPGVQVSMSGPLSINAVSGADGVATLNVYAPGVYTVSARFKGATLAYFTIGTLMDTEFNIECKVYSLTVNAKNALGGPVTGAIVTVNNGNYSQSLETDSSGSVVFTQLPRGTYTVTVQYKRITTTAKVALDGDQSIDINTGILFDLPFIGPVTATEVAAVSAATALTTALFFRPRREKDVAEIEIS, from the coding sequence ATGAAAAGGATAGTCTGCATGGCACTATTACTGACGCTAGTCGGCTACATTACAGCCCTCACGCTTGCAGGACAGAGCACTCCAGCCTACTACGCGAGGATAGATTACATGCTTAAAACAGATGAGCCTGTCGAGCTAGACTTTGGGAGCAAGAGTGTTATAACCCTCTCTAGTACAGCTACACCTCCAGGCTATGTTCTCGAGAGCTTTGTAGTAGTGTTCGACGGCAAAGCGCCGGCGCAACTAGTCCCCGTGAAGTACGATAAGGTAAGCCAGAGTATGGGTAGGCTGACGTCCATAACTTCGTATACTGGAGAGGTTACTATTGGAGCTAACGGTTTTAACGGCACTGTGAAGGCCAGGCTTATAACTGTATTCAGGAGGACTGTCTGGATCCCCCTACAGGACAACATAACAATCGATACCAGCGAGTTCAAGGACACTGGGCTGAGCGTCGCAGTGAGAGTCTCGATTGATAACTACGCCCCCTATGCTGTAAAGTCCGTCGTCGACCCCTTTGGGAACGAGCTAACGAGTCCCAGCGTCCAGTCTAATATTCCTGCTGGGGCATTCAAGGCTGACCCCAAACACGTCGAGATAGATGCTTCAGCTATCGGGTTCGGGAAATATACTATAGCACTTACGCGGGGCGAGGAGTACAAACTGCCCAGCTCTTTTCTAGTGGTAGAAGACCGCTTCACTGAGACGACGATCCCGGCAAAGACGTCGAAGAGCTACTCTATGAGAAGCAAGGCCGGGTGGAGCCCGCTGGGCTTCATCGTTGTGCTGTACTCAGTCTCCCCAGGACCTCTGTCCAGCAATGTTATGGTTGAGGGGGGCCTGGTAGACTTAGCTTTTGAAAGAAGCGAGGAATTTGAAGTTCGAGGAGCCTCGCTCATGATACCGCCGCTCCTCATGCACTACTGGATAAAAGCCTTCCTCGTCTACGGGTCTAGTGTGAAGATAACGAACAACGAGGGGCACGACATCCAGGCAATGATAATCCCCGCGTACTACAAAGAGATAGGGACGTGGACACCTAAGGGCCTCATAACTACCGTGTCGAAGAGAGATGTCGCTGATGCGTACGCTGCCTACATAGTAGTTCAAGTCCCATCTATAGCCACTATAACCTCGGTCACAGTCCCCGGTGGCCAGAAGATTGAGGGTGTTGAGAACTACACTTCGAGCTGGCTCAGCACGTGGAGAACTATTGTGCTTGAGAAGAACGAAGCCGCGGTTCAGGTAAAGAACGGTGACAGCGTCGAGGAGGGAGACTACGTATTCACAATAGTATGGAAGCCCATTAAGATGGTATTCAGGGACATGAAGGGCAACCCTGTACCCGGCGTCCAGGTTAGCATGTCTGGTCCACTGAGCATCAACGCTGTAAGCGGGGCCGACGGTGTGGCTACGCTGAACGTGTACGCACCTGGAGTATACACGGTCTCTGCGAGGTTCAAGGGTGCGACCCTAGCATACTTTACCATAGGAACGCTAATGGACACGGAGTTCAACATAGAGTGTAAAGTGTATAGTCTTACTGTCAACGCTAAGAACGCTCTAGGGGGGCCCGTAACTGGTGCTATAGTCACTGTGAACAACGGAAACTACTCGCAAAGCCTTGAGACGGATTCATCGGGTAGCGTTGTGTTCACCCAACTTCCGAGAGGAACCTACACTGTCACAGTGCAGTACAAGAGGATTACAACTACAGCAAAGGTGGCTCTCGATGGTGACCAGAGCATAGACATCAACACGGGTATATTATTCGACCTACCATTCATAGGTCCAGTAACAGCCACAGAGGTTGCGGCTGTATCGGCGGCTACAGCGTTAACTACCGCACTCTTCTTCAGACCCAGGAGAGAGAAGGATGTTGCCGAGATAGAGATAAGCTAG
- a CDS encoding RNA polymerase Rpb4 family protein: protein MEFPVPKVLSERNLTLAEVRDILEKIESKRELTNFERYTLEYARKFAKIEEPAKSRQIVEELVRTFDLPESIAVQLVNIKPRDQGEVRLILAPLNKVYSDDDYRKIIELVNK, encoded by the coding sequence GTGGAGTTTCCAGTGCCTAAAGTGCTCTCCGAGAGAAACTTAACTCTAGCTGAAGTGCGGGACATACTTGAGAAAATCGAGAGTAAACGCGAGCTCACAAACTTTGAGCGTTATACGTTAGAGTACGCTAGGAAGTTTGCGAAAATCGAAGAACCAGCTAAGTCTCGCCAGATAGTGGAGGAGCTTGTAAGAACTTTCGACTTGCCAGAGAGTATAGCAGTTCAGCTTGTGAATATTAAGCCAAGGGATCAGGGTGAAGTACGCCTCATTCTTGCTCCCCTAAATAAGGTATACTCTGATGATGACTACAGAAAAATAATCGAGCTTGTTAACAAGTAG
- a CDS encoding DUF655 domain-containing protein, with amino-acid sequence MASREFRKPPKPPENHAYVLDVLPYGDPVRGIPYPLVQSIGEERFLLMELRPESSIMPSVKIGERVDLAAGVEARIFHFLRMLRYDDLTGNAKAILREVITSIVVSREKVFVDFFNKSQPLSKKAHQLELLKGVGKKTLWKILEERSRKPFESFTDIEKRVGIKPLELVVNRILEELAEPQAHYIFVNPPYGPTRSGEALQRREGRERFRQSF; translated from the coding sequence GTGGCTAGCCGCGAGTTTCGAAAACCTCCTAAGCCGCCCGAGAATCACGCGTACGTCTTAGATGTCCTACCTTACGGGGATCCAGTACGGGGCATTCCCTACCCTCTGGTTCAAAGTATAGGGGAAGAGAGGTTTCTCCTCATGGAGTTGAGACCAGAGAGCAGCATCATGCCGAGCGTGAAAATAGGGGAGAGAGTAGACCTGGCTGCAGGAGTTGAAGCTAGAATCTTTCACTTCCTAAGAATGCTCAGGTATGACGATCTCACGGGTAATGCCAAGGCTATATTGAGGGAAGTCATTACAAGTATCGTGGTGAGCCGGGAGAAAGTATTTGTCGACTTCTTCAATAAGTCACAGCCATTGTCAAAGAAGGCTCACCAATTGGAACTGCTTAAGGGTGTTGGAAAAAAGACTCTTTGGAAGATTCTCGAGGAACGTAGCCGGAAACCCTTCGAATCGTTCACGGACATTGAGAAGAGGGTAGGGATTAAACCCCTAGAACTCGTTGTGAACAGGATCCTAGAGGAACTCGCCGAGCCACAGGCACACTACATTTTCGTGAACCCACCATACGGCCCCACACGCTCCGGCGAGGCACTCCAGAGGAGAGAAGGCAGAGAGCGCTTCAGGCAGAGTTTCTGA
- a CDS encoding tRNA pseudouridine(54/55) synthase Pus10: MIVEKARQILENGYSLCDSCLGRLFGLRGHGVSNAERGRSIKTLLFLEAYRSSPREFDERLLRALAESGFEPARSVLASLSLEVPPVSKCYICGGISSRYEELALRILEATSEYEFSTFQLGVRLPYQMVKREEDIWRLFELKDAESLKNEVSREVGKIFSKISGKVYGAEKSEVLIIIDIGNGRVEVHPRPVFICGRYRKLVRGLPQNPWPYTDDRIKFKTSIEELVSRPAITLFEAFGAKFHAGGREDIDVRTLGRGRPFVLEIKRPKKRSIDLAELEKKINMEARGLIEVHGLSYCDRDSIKKLKGLAEVARKVYRALVTFSTPITEEDISKLNTVFNVAVVEQRTPFRVLHRRVDKLRRKVVYRVEAKRVSEREVELVIEAQGGFYIKEFIHGDQGRTNPSIAGVLGKSVENIELDVLDVD; this comes from the coding sequence ATGATAGTCGAGAAAGCGCGTCAAATATTGGAGAACGGTTACAGCCTCTGCGACTCGTGCCTCGGACGACTTTTCGGCCTTCGAGGACACGGTGTCAGCAACGCCGAGAGAGGGCGGTCTATAAAAACTCTGCTCTTCTTAGAAGCCTATAGGAGCTCACCTCGCGAGTTCGACGAAAGGCTTCTGAGGGCCCTGGCTGAAAGCGGGTTTGAGCCCGCCAGGAGTGTCCTGGCAAGCCTGTCACTGGAAGTCCCCCCTGTGTCTAAATGCTATATATGTGGGGGGATCTCTTCGAGGTACGAAGAGCTCGCCCTACGCATACTCGAGGCAACGTCAGAGTACGAGTTCTCAACGTTCCAGCTTGGAGTCCGCTTGCCCTACCAGATGGTAAAACGGGAAGAGGATATCTGGCGCCTATTTGAGCTAAAGGATGCAGAGTCGTTGAAGAACGAGGTTAGTAGAGAAGTTGGAAAGATTTTCTCCAAGATATCCGGGAAAGTCTATGGCGCAGAGAAATCCGAAGTACTCATAATCATAGACATCGGGAACGGTAGAGTCGAGGTTCACCCCAGACCTGTCTTTATATGTGGGCGGTACAGGAAACTGGTAAGAGGCCTACCGCAGAACCCCTGGCCCTATACAGATGACAGAATAAAGTTCAAGACCTCCATAGAGGAGCTGGTCTCCAGGCCTGCCATAACACTCTTCGAGGCCTTTGGTGCGAAATTCCATGCTGGTGGGCGGGAAGACATCGACGTGCGCACTCTAGGCAGAGGAAGGCCCTTTGTCCTAGAGATAAAGAGGCCGAAGAAGCGCAGCATAGACCTCGCAGAACTAGAGAAGAAAATAAACATGGAGGCTAGGGGCCTTATCGAGGTGCACGGGCTGAGCTACTGCGATAGAGACAGCATAAAGAAGCTGAAGGGGCTCGCCGAGGTCGCCAGGAAAGTTTACAGGGCTCTCGTCACCTTCTCTACTCCCATCACCGAAGAGGACATCAGCAAGCTAAACACAGTGTTCAACGTTGCTGTCGTTGAGCAGAGAACACCCTTCAGAGTACTCCACAGGAGGGTAGACAAGCTACGACGAAAGGTAGTTTACAGAGTTGAGGCGAAGAGGGTTTCAGAGCGCGAAGTAGAGCTCGTGATCGAAGCACAGGGCGGTTTCTATATTAAAGAGTTCATTCACGGGGATCAGGGTAGGACAAATCCGAGCATAGCCGGCGTGTTGGGGAAGAGCGTTGAAAACATCGAGTTAGACGTCCTGGACGTTGACTAG
- a CDS encoding 50S ribosomal protein L21e, with protein MRHSHGYRNRSRKVFRHTPRTRGYGGLSRLMYEYKVGDYVIIDVNPTFIETAPHRRYQGKVGKVIERRGRAYVLEVRVGGKIKKIVATPEHLVPAAQPGGAT; from the coding sequence ATGAGGCATTCACACGGCTATAGGAATCGTAGCAGGAAGGTATTCCGGCACACGCCGCGTACTAGGGGCTATGGGGGGTTGAGCCGTCTAATGTACGAGTACAAGGTGGGAGACTACGTGATTATTGACGTGAACCCAACATTCATCGAGACTGCGCCGCATAGGAGATACCAGGGGAAAGTTGGTAAGGTGATTGAGCGGAGAGGAAGAGCCTACGTCCTAGAAGTCCGCGTTGGAGGGAAAATTAAGAAGATTGTAGCAACGCCGGAGCACCTAGTTCCAGCAGCCCAGCCCGGGGGCGCTACCTAG
- a CDS encoding 30S ribosomal protein S17e, with amino-acid sequence MGNVRTKLVKRTAKMLIEKFGDSFTTDFEYNKQKVAELIDVPSKKLRNLIAGYATRQVKRKKIIEAQISLRQEIPTTDEEEYIRQIEGV; translated from the coding sequence ATGGGTAATGTTAGAACGAAACTCGTTAAGAGAACGGCTAAGATGCTCATAGAGAAGTTTGGTGACAGCTTTACAACGGATTTTGAGTATAACAAGCAGAAAGTAGCAGAGCTGATAGACGTCCCCTCAAAAAAACTACGAAACCTCATAGCAGGCTACGCTACGAGGCAAGTAAAGAGGAAGAAGATTATCGAGGCACAAATCAGCTTGAGGCAAGAGATACCGACAACAGACGAAGAGGAGTACATTAGACAGATAGAGGGCGTGTGA
- a CDS encoding histone family protein produces MSAKKKDYEIPLAPIDRILHQEGAERVSEEATILLRDFLEKIAREIAREAVDASKHAERKTVNEEDVKFAISRLQRILCSRILL; encoded by the coding sequence ATGTCTGCAAAGAAAAAAGACTACGAAATACCGCTCGCCCCTATCGACAGGATATTGCACCAGGAAGGGGCAGAGCGCGTCAGCGAGGAAGCAACTATACTCCTGAGAGACTTCCTAGAGAAGATCGCCCGGGAAATTGCCCGTGAGGCTGTTGACGCCTCTAAGCACGCTGAACGCAAGACGGTGAACGAGGAAGATGTAAAATTTGCTATAAGTAGGCTACAGAGGATACTGTGCTCCCGGATCTTACTCTAG
- a CDS encoding V-type ATP synthase subunit A codes for MSGNRKGYIAKISGPVIIGKGINDIKLGEVVYVGNEGLLGEVVRVAQDYFAAQVYEDTSGLRPREPVVGTGKLLVAELGPGLMSSVYDGVQRPLESIRELVGPFVKRGVKVNPLPREKKWHFVPRVERGIKVSPGDIIGTVQETPLIEHRIMVPIGVEGRLREIAPEGDYTVEDTIAVVEADGRTYELTMKQEWPVRQARPYKERLTSEVPLLVGQRVIDTFFPIAKGGAGAIPGGFGTGKTVTLHKVSMYSDSQIVIYIGCGERGNEIAEMLMEFPRLVDPKSGRPIIERSIVIANTSNMPVSAREASIYMGITLAEYYRDQGYDVTLIADSTSRWAEALREIAGRLGELPVERGYPAYLPDKIAEFYERGGRVKALGSPERSGSVTVLGAVSPPGGDYNEPVTIHTLRFVGVMWALDTDLAYRRHFPAINWLKSFSQYADIVERWWVKNVSPEFPQYRRRALRLMTVASEIEAIASVVGEGALPDDQRLILLTSEIIKEGFLRQTALSGEDVFCKPEKQYWLLKMMIDFFDKAYELIKKRVSIEEITRLPEVYEMMRVKEDERGLEAVKELYNRMMARLDEVAQRHGVQIQSGVVASV; via the coding sequence ATGTCCGGCAACAGGAAGGGCTACATAGCTAAGATTTCAGGGCCAGTCATAATAGGCAAGGGTATCAACGACATAAAACTCGGAGAAGTAGTATACGTAGGCAACGAGGGCCTTCTAGGCGAGGTTGTCAGGGTCGCACAGGATTACTTTGCAGCCCAGGTATACGAAGACACGAGTGGCCTCCGGCCCAGAGAGCCTGTAGTGGGCACAGGTAAGTTATTAGTCGCGGAGCTTGGCCCGGGTCTTATGTCCAGCGTGTATGACGGCGTCCAGAGGCCTCTGGAGAGTATACGTGAACTAGTAGGACCCTTCGTTAAGAGGGGCGTAAAAGTAAACCCCCTCCCAAGGGAAAAGAAGTGGCACTTCGTTCCAAGGGTTGAGAGAGGGATAAAGGTAAGCCCTGGAGACATAATTGGCACAGTACAGGAAACCCCTCTCATCGAGCACAGGATTATGGTACCAATAGGCGTTGAAGGACGGCTCAGGGAAATCGCTCCTGAAGGTGATTATACTGTTGAAGATACTATTGCTGTCGTTGAGGCAGACGGCAGAACCTACGAGCTCACAATGAAGCAGGAGTGGCCTGTAAGGCAGGCAAGGCCGTACAAGGAGAGATTGACCAGCGAAGTACCGCTTCTCGTAGGGCAACGGGTTATAGACACGTTCTTCCCAATAGCCAAAGGGGGTGCTGGCGCGATTCCAGGTGGGTTCGGTACTGGGAAGACCGTGACGCTACACAAGGTTTCAATGTACAGTGACTCGCAGATAGTCATATACATTGGGTGCGGAGAGCGTGGGAACGAGATAGCTGAAATGCTTATGGAGTTCCCAAGGCTCGTTGACCCGAAATCCGGGCGGCCGATAATCGAGAGGTCAATCGTTATCGCTAACACGTCTAATATGCCTGTCTCGGCAAGAGAGGCATCAATATACATGGGCATAACCCTCGCAGAGTACTACAGGGATCAGGGCTACGACGTAACACTAATAGCAGACTCTACGAGCAGGTGGGCGGAAGCGCTACGCGAAATAGCTGGTAGACTTGGAGAACTGCCAGTGGAGAGGGGCTACCCCGCCTATCTGCCTGACAAGATAGCAGAGTTCTACGAGCGCGGTGGACGCGTGAAGGCTCTAGGGTCACCTGAGAGAAGCGGGTCAGTGACAGTTCTTGGAGCCGTTTCTCCACCAGGAGGCGACTACAACGAGCCCGTGACAATCCACACGCTTAGGTTTGTAGGAGTCATGTGGGCCCTGGATACAGATCTAGCCTACAGGAGACACTTCCCGGCCATCAACTGGTTGAAGAGCTTTAGTCAGTACGCGGACATAGTCGAGAGGTGGTGGGTTAAGAACGTCTCTCCTGAGTTCCCGCAGTACAGGAGGAGGGCCCTGCGGCTAATGACCGTGGCCAGCGAAATCGAGGCGATAGCGTCTGTGGTCGGCGAGGGGGCTCTACCGGATGACCAGCGACTGATACTTCTTACATCGGAGATAATAAAGGAGGGCTTCCTGAGGCAGACGGCCCTGTCAGGAGAGGACGTGTTCTGCAAGCCCGAAAAACAGTACTGGCTACTTAAAATGATGATAGATTTCTTCGACAAGGCCTACGAATTGATTAAAAAGAGGGTATCCATAGAAGAGATTACGCGGTTGCCAGAGGTATACGAGATGATGCGAGTAAAGGAGGACGAGAGGGGGTTAGAGGCCGTAAAAGAACTCTACAACCGTATGATGGCTAGACTGGATGAGGTCGCGCAACGCCACGGCGTCCAGATACAGTCTGGGGTGGTGGCTAGTGTCTGA
- a CDS encoding V-type ATP synthase subunit B — MSERVLRNIVNHYPGKIYRGIREIRGSLLVVDGIENAAYDEVVRIYGKDNRERFGRVLETSIGSAIVQVLGDREGLETDIFVKFTGSTFKIRVSEDVLGRIFNGRFEPIDGLPPIMTGELREITGEPINPVAREYPHDFIQTGVSVIDGLFSLVRGQKLPIFSVSGLPHNLLAAQVARQATVRGEGEKFAVVFAGIGLRKTEAEFFMEQFRETGAIERLVAVLNLADDPAVERLMTPRIALTVAEYLAFELDMHVLVIMSDMTNYCEALREVSSARGEIPGRMGYPGYMYSDLATIYERAGIIKGKKGSITLFPILTMPGGDLRHPIPDLTGYITEGQIFLSQELYAQGIYPPVNVLPSLSRLMKAGIGEGKTREDHRYLADQLYDAYSRGVRARDLARIIGEIGLSEKMRRFLKFAEEFENYFVNQSFYENRSVEETLDRGWKVLSILPEEELVRIPRRIIEKYHPAYRS; from the coding sequence GTGTCTGAGAGGGTGCTTAGGAACATTGTTAACCACTATCCGGGGAAAATCTACCGAGGAATCAGGGAAATACGAGGTAGCCTGCTTGTCGTAGACGGAATTGAAAACGCCGCGTACGATGAAGTTGTAAGAATATACGGTAAAGACAACCGTGAGAGGTTCGGGAGAGTCCTTGAAACTAGCATAGGTAGTGCAATAGTTCAAGTTCTCGGGGATCGCGAAGGGCTCGAAACAGACATATTCGTGAAATTCACTGGCTCTACTTTCAAGATTAGAGTTTCAGAAGACGTCCTGGGCAGGATTTTCAACGGCAGATTCGAGCCTATCGACGGGCTACCCCCCATTATGACAGGCGAGCTCAGAGAGATAACAGGAGAGCCTATAAACCCGGTTGCCAGAGAGTACCCTCACGACTTCATTCAAACCGGTGTGTCCGTAATCGATGGTCTGTTTAGCCTAGTTAGGGGGCAAAAACTCCCAATATTCAGCGTGTCAGGGCTCCCGCACAACCTACTAGCCGCACAAGTTGCAAGGCAGGCAACTGTTAGGGGTGAGGGGGAGAAGTTTGCTGTTGTCTTTGCAGGTATAGGTCTGAGGAAGACAGAAGCCGAGTTTTTCATGGAGCAGTTCCGCGAGACTGGAGCTATAGAGAGGCTCGTAGCAGTTCTCAACTTAGCCGATGACCCAGCTGTCGAGCGCCTCATGACTCCACGCATCGCGCTCACGGTGGCAGAGTACCTGGCTTTTGAACTCGACATGCATGTCCTAGTGATAATGTCAGATATGACCAACTACTGTGAGGCTCTGCGCGAAGTTAGCTCAGCAAGGGGTGAGATCCCGGGTAGGATGGGCTACCCTGGATACATGTACAGCGACCTCGCGACAATATACGAGCGGGCAGGTATAATTAAGGGAAAGAAGGGCAGCATTACGCTCTTCCCGATACTGACGATGCCGGGAGGCGACCTCAGGCACCCTATTCCAGATCTAACAGGTTACATAACTGAGGGGCAGATCTTCCTAAGCCAGGAGCTCTACGCCCAGGGCATCTATCCGCCCGTGAACGTACTACCCAGCCTGAGCAGGCTGATGAAGGCCGGAATAGGTGAGGGTAAGACTAGGGAGGATCACAGGTATCTGGCAGACCAGCTTTACGATGCTTACTCTAGAGGTGTGAGGGCGCGGGATCTGGCGAGAATAATCGGCGAAATTGGTCTCAGCGAGAAGATGAGAAGATTCCTGAAGTTCGCAGAGGAGTTCGAGAACTACTTCGTAAACCAGTCATTCTACGAAAACAGGAGTGTAGAAGAGACACTAGACAGAGGGTGGAAAGTCCTCTCAATATTACCAGAGGAGGAGCTCGTCAGAATACCACGGCGCATCATCGAGAAGTACCACCCTGCCTACAGGAGCTGA
- a CDS encoding V-type ATP synthase subunit D, producing the protein MLSELAFLPASRGTLQLLRRRLELVRRGKDVLQMRRDQLAKELLSIMDELQKRPKAEHEFIEAARRAAVMRMARGEHDFRSTASLVHPPKITSIIMSYQGIPVPQARIVQDPDFSQITDPDYREAIERLWNAVKVMIDVANKELAVERISDQLLYINRVVNSLEKNLIPALTDVLRRIEERVIEEELEDFVRVKLLGGG; encoded by the coding sequence ATGTTAAGCGAGCTCGCTTTTCTCCCTGCCTCGAGAGGAACCTTACAGCTGTTGCGGAGGAGACTGGAGCTTGTGAGGAGAGGTAAGGATGTCTTGCAGATGAGGAGGGATCAGCTGGCTAAAGAGCTCCTAAGTATAATGGACGAGCTGCAGAAAAGGCCCAAGGCAGAGCATGAGTTTATAGAGGCAGCCCGTAGGGCAGCAGTCATGAGAATGGCACGTGGTGAACACGACTTCAGGTCAACAGCCTCGCTCGTGCATCCACCAAAAATAACTAGCATTATTATGAGTTACCAGGGGATACCAGTACCTCAAGCCAGGATAGTCCAAGACCCAGATTTTTCGCAGATAACGGATCCAGACTATAGAGAGGCTATCGAACGCTTGTGGAACGCTGTTAAAGTGATGATTGATGTCGCTAATAAAGAGCTAGCCGTGGAGAGGATAAGCGACCAGCTACTGTACATTAATAGGGTCGTGAATAGCCTGGAGAAGAACCTAATCCCCGCGCTTACAGACGTCCTCAGGAGAATTGAAGAAAGGGTTATTGAAGAGGAGCTGGAGGACTTCGTCAGAGTGAAGCTCCTGGGAGGTGGCTAG